A single region of the Oenococcus kitaharae DSM 17330 genome encodes:
- a CDS encoding AEC family transporter has protein sequence MELIIFMLFGFLLLKLGWIKKIHINGLSGLLTKLSLPCAILMSCQMPFSWQTAQVIGESAVISLLFMIVTLLLALLMPKIFRIKADLKNIWVGCCTFSNILFIGIPIIGSLYGHVGLIVLVTYNAFSNLFLFSFGIKLYSSVSKFEWRSFLLTPAIAASILGFLLFFARIRIVSPISETLSDLGNMTAPLSMLITGALFAQTDFQHLFKRLDLYEFCLTRLVILPLVLVPLLKFGIQNQIILGVMVIAAAMPAGAINTALAELYSGQGRRASEYVVSSTLLSMLTIPLVAWVSLFA, from the coding sequence GTGGAGCTGATCATTTTTATGCTGTTCGGCTTTTTACTTCTCAAACTCGGGTGGATTAAAAAAATACATATTAATGGGTTATCAGGTTTGCTGACGAAATTGTCTCTGCCATGCGCAATTCTTATGAGTTGTCAAATGCCCTTCAGCTGGCAAACGGCGCAGGTCATTGGAGAGTCGGCTGTCATTAGCCTGTTGTTTATGATTGTGACGCTGCTTTTAGCGTTGCTAATGCCAAAAATTTTCAGGATTAAAGCTGACCTGAAAAATATTTGGGTGGGATGCTGTACTTTTTCAAACATATTGTTTATCGGTATCCCGATTATCGGCAGTTTGTACGGACATGTAGGACTGATTGTATTGGTGACCTATAATGCGTTCTCAAATCTATTTCTGTTTTCTTTTGGTATCAAACTATATTCATCTGTCTCTAAGTTCGAATGGCGGTCTTTCTTGCTCACACCGGCCATTGCAGCCTCTATCTTGGGATTCCTGCTCTTTTTCGCCCGTATCCGCATTGTATCTCCAATCAGCGAAACTCTGAGTGATTTGGGTAATATGACGGCACCGCTTTCTATGCTGATCACGGGCGCCTTATTTGCGCAAACGGATTTTCAGCACCTATTTAAACGACTCGATCTCTATGAGTTCTGTCTGACTCGCTTGGTTATTCTGCCCCTGGTACTTGTACCGCTTTTAAAATTCGGCATCCAAAATCAAATTATTCTCGGTGTGATGGTGATTGCAGCTGCAATGCCAGCTGGTGCCATCAATACAGCCTTAGCCGAATTATATTCGGGGCAGGGCAGACGCGCCTCAGAATATGTTGTGAGTTCAACGCTGCTGTCTATGCTGACGATTCCGCTAGTCGCTTGGGTCAGCTTGTTTGCATAA
- a CDS encoding DMT family transporter, which produces MFAIIIGLSIGVGLPIQTAINSRLRTLLASPLLSSMISFTIGAAFLLIVNWLVSGKAGINLSLAANQPFWIWTGGIFGVIFLTGNILLFPKLGSVQTVIMPIVGQIVMSMLIDNFGWFFSPKHTLGFLRVIGALLLLAGVFLAVAARDLFASIRTSRLQQARPSSSNRLLSWVWRVSGFVIGMFSATQTAINGHLGIILHSPIKSALVSFVVGTVVLWLLVLIVEHGYHLSIAAHQKAPWWIWIGGLIGALFVLGNAYLVPLIGTGLTVVVVLLGQIAGSMLVDQFGWFAAKKNPVDLAQIAGIVLMVAGVALIKLF; this is translated from the coding sequence TTGTTTGCAATCATAATTGGACTATCTATCGGTGTCGGTCTGCCCATTCAGACCGCAATTAATTCACGACTCAGGACTTTACTAGCTTCGCCCTTACTTTCGTCAATGATTTCGTTTACAATCGGGGCAGCTTTTTTGCTGATTGTTAATTGGCTTGTCTCAGGGAAAGCGGGCATTAATTTATCCTTAGCGGCTAACCAGCCTTTTTGGATTTGGACCGGCGGGATATTTGGTGTCATTTTTCTGACCGGCAACATTCTGCTGTTTCCTAAATTAGGCAGTGTTCAGACTGTCATCATGCCGATTGTCGGACAGATCGTCATGAGTATGCTGATCGATAATTTTGGCTGGTTTTTTTCACCAAAACATACTTTAGGTTTTTTGCGTGTTATTGGTGCACTTTTATTGCTTGCCGGCGTTTTTCTGGCTGTGGCGGCGCGGGATTTGTTTGCCAGCATAAGAACATCACGCTTGCAGCAGGCTAGGCCTTCGTCTAGTAATCGATTGCTGAGTTGGGTTTGGCGGGTTAGCGGCTTTGTCATCGGGATGTTCAGTGCCACTCAAACAGCCATAAACGGCCATCTGGGAATTATTTTGCATTCCCCAATCAAATCAGCCTTAGTATCTTTTGTGGTCGGTACAGTGGTGCTTTGGCTGCTGGTGCTGATTGTTGAACATGGTTATCATTTGTCAATTGCTGCCCATCAAAAGGCGCCTTGGTGGATTTGGATCGGCGGCCTGATTGGTGCTTTATTTGTTTTGGGAAACGCCTATCTAGTGCCTTTGATCGGGACCGGCCTGACTGTGGTTGTGGTATTGTTGGGACAGATTGCCGGCAGTATGCTTGTTGATCAATTCGGCTGGTTTGCCGCGAAAAAGAATCCAGTTGATTTGGCACAAATTGCTGGTATCGTTTTGATGGTTGCCGGCGTCGCTTTGATTAAGCTTTTTTAA
- a CDS encoding S-ribosylhomocysteine lyase, translating to MAEVESFTLDHTKVKAPYVRLITEEKGPNGGTVANYDLRLVQPNETAIETAGIHTLEHLFADLMRNRLDGIIDISPFGCRTGFHMISWYTYSTEEVAKALKSTLQEIVDKIKFSDIQGVSAKTCGNYKDHSLHSAKEWSKIILSQGISSDPYVRKVV from the coding sequence ATGGCAGAAGTTGAAAGTTTTACATTGGATCATACAAAGGTTAAAGCACCATATGTGCGTTTGATCACTGAAGAAAAAGGGCCGAATGGGGGCACAGTTGCCAATTACGATTTGCGGCTGGTACAACCAAATGAGACAGCTATTGAAACAGCTGGTATCCACACATTAGAGCATTTATTTGCTGATTTGATGCGCAACCGCTTGGACGGTATTATTGATATTTCTCCCTTTGGCTGCCGCACGGGATTTCATATGATTTCTTGGTACACTTATTCGACTGAAGAGGTGGCCAAGGCGCTTAAGTCGACATTGCAGGAAATTGTCGATAAGATCAAGTTTTCTGATATTCAAGGTGTTAGTGCTAAGACCTGCGGCAATTACAAGGATCATTCGCTGCATAGCGCAAAAGAATGGTCTAAGATCATTTTGAGCCAGGGTATTTCCTCTGATCCCTACGTTAGAAAAGTTGTTTAA
- the mscL gene encoding large-conductance mechanosensitive channel protein MscL — MLKEFKEFIIRGNAIDLAVGVVMGAAFTAIVKSIVDNLIGPIIAIFSGAVDLSALKFSIGSAVFRYGQVLNDIINFVIVGLVIFLIIKAINKFFKKNPKEAVKEDPQLKLLTEIRNELKKSNQGANKA, encoded by the coding sequence ATGTTAAAAGAGTTTAAAGAGTTCATTATTCGCGGAAATGCAATTGATTTAGCAGTTGGCGTTGTAATGGGAGCTGCTTTCACTGCGATTGTCAAATCAATTGTCGATAATTTAATCGGACCGATAATTGCGATTTTCTCCGGAGCGGTTGATCTATCGGCTTTGAAGTTTTCAATCGGCTCTGCCGTATTCAGGTATGGCCAAGTGCTGAACGATATTATTAATTTTGTCATTGTCGGACTGGTGATCTTCTTGATCATCAAAGCGATCAACAAATTCTTCAAGAAAAATCCTAAAGAGGCGGTTAAAGAAGATCCTCAATTAAAGCTGCTGACTGAAATTCGCAATGAATTGAAGAAAAGCAACCAAGGCGCGAACAAAGCTTAA
- a CDS encoding deoxynucleoside kinase translates to MVIITAGMIGVGKTTLTKLISDHLGTKPFYEPVADNPVLPLYYSDPKQYGFLLQIYFLNRRFSMIKSALADDNNVLDRSIYEDALFTEQNHLDGNISDQEMSVYNELLDNMMSELQGLKKKAPDLMVYADTDFDTILYRIKKRARPYEQFENNPSLRDYYHKMWAAYKQWFDDFDKSPKMRVDLQRWNLEDPKNQEVVLSMIDDKLAEIRGGNHGASIKIA, encoded by the coding sequence ATGGTGATAATAACAGCAGGAATGATTGGTGTTGGAAAAACGACTTTAACAAAATTGATTTCCGACCATTTGGGCACAAAGCCTTTTTATGAACCGGTGGCTGACAACCCCGTGCTGCCGCTTTATTATTCCGACCCAAAACAATACGGTTTTCTTTTACAGATTTATTTTTTGAACCGGCGCTTTAGCATGATTAAATCTGCTCTAGCGGATGACAACAATGTCTTAGACCGATCTATTTATGAGGATGCCCTCTTTACCGAACAAAATCATTTGGATGGCAATATTTCCGATCAAGAGATGTCTGTTTACAACGAATTGCTGGATAATATGATGTCCGAATTACAGGGACTAAAAAAGAAAGCACCGGATTTGATGGTTTACGCTGATACGGATTTCGACACAATTTTGTATCGTATTAAAAAACGTGCACGTCCCTACGAACAATTCGAAAACAATCCATCTTTGCGCGATTACTACCACAAAATGTGGGCTGCCTATAAGCAATGGTTTGATGATTTCGACAAGTCGCCAAAAATGCGCGTTGATCTCCAGCGCTGGAACCTTGAAGATCCTAAGAATCAAGAAGTCGTGCTTTCAATGATCGATGACAAACTAGCAGAAATTCGCGGTGGGAATCACGGCGCGAGTATAAAAATCGCCTAA
- a CDS encoding undecaprenyl-diphosphate phosphatase — MLFEILKAIVLGIVEGVTEFLPISSTGHLILVDEFVKISSDKAFTTTFEYVIQLGAIIAVVLLYWRRLWPFGNDKTEKQRFNIWATWVKVVVGVIPSVIIGFLLNDWMDQHLMTWQVVSVALIFYGIAFILIENFQKSRKPRVSTVSHLTLGDVIKIGLFQVLSIIPGTSRSGATILGGLSIGVSREAAAEFSFFLSIPTMLGVSVLKIGSYLHDHGMFSVEQIVVLLVGMVISFLVAYVVIKWLLRFIQTHDFKAFGWYRIILGVVVIIFGFLGVIH, encoded by the coding sequence ATGTTATTTGAGATTTTAAAAGCGATTGTTTTGGGAATCGTTGAAGGCGTCACTGAGTTTTTGCCGATTTCGTCGACAGGCCATTTGATTCTCGTTGATGAATTTGTGAAGATTTCTTCTGATAAAGCTTTCACCACGACTTTTGAATATGTGATTCAGTTGGGTGCCATTATTGCAGTTGTGCTGCTGTATTGGCGCCGGCTATGGCCATTTGGCAATGATAAGACGGAAAAGCAGCGTTTTAATATCTGGGCAACTTGGGTCAAAGTGGTCGTGGGTGTAATTCCTTCGGTTATTATCGGTTTTCTGCTAAATGATTGGATGGATCAGCATCTGATGACTTGGCAGGTTGTCTCAGTAGCTTTGATTTTTTATGGTATTGCCTTTATTCTGATTGAAAATTTCCAAAAGAGTCGCAAACCGCGTGTTAGTACCGTTAGTCACTTAACATTAGGGGATGTCATCAAAATTGGTTTGTTCCAAGTTTTGAGTATAATACCTGGTACTTCACGTTCTGGCGCCACGATATTAGGCGGACTATCTATCGGCGTTTCGCGTGAGGCAGCGGCGGAATTTTCATTCTTTCTTTCAATTCCCACAATGTTAGGTGTCTCGGTCTTAAAGATTGGCTCCTATCTGCATGATCATGGTATGTTTTCTGTTGAACAAATTGTTGTCTTGCTGGTAGGCATGGTAATTTCTTTCTTAGTTGCCTATGTGGTGATTAAATGGTTGCTGAGATTCATACAAACGCATGATTTTAAGGCATTTGGCTGGTATCGAATCATACTGGGCGTTGTGGTGATTATTTTTGGTTTTCTGGGTGTTATTCACTAA
- the pepV gene encoding dipeptidase PepV: MTNWKEAVQANQTQLIADLKDLIAVASVRDDSQAVEGAPLGPGPRDGLLKFGEFAERDGFEFHNLANLVGYVEYAPESADDQYIALLAHVDEMPAGDGWTTDAFTAVEKNGRLYGRGSSDDKGPALAAYHALKTVHDLALPLKHKVRFILGTDEENDWTCMDYYFKHEPAPLLGFSPDAEFPIINGEKGLAQYEIHFQGSNAGDIRLLKFQAGERTNMVPGKATAIVQLTDLSQIVQDFQAFLSKHDVLSGQAVVEGNQISLTVNGKQAHGAWPEDGENAGTYLAAFLRQYDFQGSAAAFLTYLGGIAHQDPKGSKLGIASHDDLMGDLSMNVGIMRFQQDADSFINLNVRFPKSTSNAAILKGLNSTRPEGLSAEFVNKGFAQTPHYVPADDPMVKSLLRIYEEQTGQKGHEQVIGGGTYGRLMKRGVGYGALFPQRESTMHQANEYIEIDDLKLADSIYAQAIYELANLD; encoded by the coding sequence ATGACTAATTGGAAAGAAGCCGTACAGGCCAATCAGACTCAGCTGATTGCTGATTTAAAAGATTTAATTGCGGTTGCCTCCGTCAGAGACGACAGTCAAGCAGTTGAAGGTGCACCGTTAGGCCCTGGACCGCGTGACGGATTGCTGAAGTTTGGTGAGTTTGCCGAGCGTGACGGTTTTGAATTTCATAATTTGGCTAATCTGGTCGGGTATGTTGAATATGCACCCGAATCCGCTGACGATCAATATATTGCGCTTTTGGCCCATGTTGATGAAATGCCTGCTGGAGACGGTTGGACGACGGATGCGTTTACTGCTGTAGAAAAGAACGGCCGCCTTTATGGCCGCGGCAGTTCTGATGATAAGGGCCCGGCTTTGGCTGCCTATCATGCATTAAAAACAGTCCATGACCTTGCTTTGCCGCTCAAGCATAAGGTCCGCTTTATTTTGGGTACTGACGAGGAAAATGATTGGACTTGCATGGATTATTATTTTAAGCATGAACCGGCGCCCTTGCTTGGTTTTTCGCCTGATGCCGAATTTCCAATCATTAATGGCGAAAAAGGGCTGGCACAATATGAAATTCATTTTCAGGGCAGTAACGCTGGAGACATTCGTTTACTAAAGTTTCAGGCAGGTGAACGGACAAATATGGTGCCTGGCAAAGCTACTGCGATTGTTCAGCTAACGGATCTTTCCCAAATTGTGCAGGATTTTCAGGCTTTCTTGTCAAAACATGATGTCTTGAGCGGACAGGCAGTCGTTGAGGGCAATCAGATCAGCTTGACGGTAAATGGCAAACAAGCACATGGTGCCTGGCCGGAAGACGGCGAAAATGCGGGCACTTACCTAGCAGCTTTCTTACGCCAATACGATTTCCAAGGAAGCGCGGCTGCTTTTTTGACTTATCTGGGTGGTATTGCACACCAAGATCCAAAGGGCAGCAAATTAGGTATCGCCTCGCATGATGATTTGATGGGCGATTTATCCATGAACGTTGGCATTATGCGTTTTCAGCAAGACGCTGATAGTTTCATTAATCTCAATGTTCGTTTTCCAAAAAGTACCAGCAATGCGGCGATTTTGAAAGGACTCAATTCGACTCGGCCTGAGGGACTTTCAGCAGAATTCGTCAATAAAGGCTTTGCTCAAACGCCGCATTACGTACCTGCTGATGATCCGATGGTCAAAAGCCTGCTGCGTATTTATGAAGAACAGACTGGTCAAAAAGGGCACGAACAGGTAATCGGTGGTGGTACTTATGGCCGTTTGATGAAGCGTGGTGTCGGCTACGGTGCACTGTTCCCGCAAAGAGAATCGACCATGCATCAAGCTAACGAGTATATTGAAATAGATGACTTAAAACTGGCAGATTCAATCTATGCGCAAGCCATCTATGAATTAGCCAACCTGGATTAA
- a CDS encoding putative polysaccharide biosynthesis protein: METAVLLENREKQSHGSSVTHTGNLEKQLVAGSAWLSFGNLFSRILGALYIIPWTMIIGRYSTEANGLFNMGYTIYALFLMISTAGIPTAISNLVAHYNAISEAQTSLRLLWQGLKVALLTGILSALILGFLAPILAAGHQSLALVLWSLVPAVFIFPIMSMFRGFFQGNQMMKESAISQIIEQFARIVYMLVGTFVVLRVNADNWRGAVIQSTFAAFVGALLGLIYLLYAFSLRRGQFILQARQSLKKIHIKAGRLIWHILRQSIPFVIVASAVTFYQLIDQYTFFVSMNRFFSFSDQELIVQFARFNANANKLVLIIVPIAGAIAETSLPMLSNAYANRDVPSVRKQIKNIYRLFYVAMFLSAFGLYAVALPMYTVFYGTSDPNLQAGVGLLRVNAVVAIFYGFFTVLAFIIQGLNHSRIAVKSLLYGLILKIVFQLPMIFLFQATGAMLSTLIGFVFSCCYLSLAIKRFYQVDVADTQDDLFKTVLIAISVLVTAWLVVTGLESVLPLTRFAQIIVLIPAVGAGGAVGIWLLVKLKVAGDLLQRFIPARFLKERN; the protein is encoded by the coding sequence ATGGAAACAGCTGTTCTTTTGGAAAATAGGGAAAAACAATCACATGGGTCTTCGGTGACTCATACTGGTAATTTAGAAAAACAATTGGTTGCAGGATCGGCTTGGCTGAGTTTTGGCAATTTGTTTTCGCGTATCTTAGGGGCACTCTATATTATTCCTTGGACCATGATTATCGGCCGATATTCCACGGAAGCTAACGGCTTGTTTAACATGGGATATACGATCTATGCACTTTTTTTAATGATTTCAACAGCCGGAATTCCGACAGCGATCAGTAATTTAGTAGCACACTACAATGCCATCTCAGAAGCACAAACTTCTTTGAGGCTGCTTTGGCAAGGATTGAAGGTGGCGTTACTAACAGGAATTCTGTCAGCTTTGATTTTGGGCTTTTTGGCGCCAATACTAGCTGCCGGCCATCAATCTTTGGCACTGGTGCTATGGTCTTTGGTTCCGGCTGTGTTTATTTTCCCGATTATGTCAATGTTTCGCGGGTTTTTTCAGGGAAACCAGATGATGAAGGAATCTGCTATTAGCCAGATTATCGAACAATTTGCCCGGATTGTTTACATGCTGGTCGGCACTTTTGTCGTTTTGCGTGTCAACGCTGATAATTGGCGAGGGGCGGTTATACAGTCTACTTTTGCAGCTTTTGTAGGCGCTTTGCTGGGGCTTATTTATCTTTTATACGCTTTTTCGTTGCGGCGCGGCCAATTTATTTTGCAGGCCAGACAATCTCTTAAGAAGATTCACATTAAGGCCGGCAGGCTGATCTGGCATATTTTGAGACAATCAATCCCATTTGTTATCGTGGCATCGGCGGTCACGTTTTATCAATTAATTGATCAATATACTTTTTTTGTGTCTATGAACCGTTTCTTCTCCTTTTCTGACCAAGAATTAATTGTGCAATTTGCACGTTTTAATGCTAATGCGAATAAATTAGTGCTGATCATTGTGCCGATCGCAGGGGCAATTGCTGAAACAAGTCTGCCGATGCTTTCTAATGCCTATGCTAATCGGGATGTGCCGAGCGTTCGCAAACAAATAAAAAACATTTACCGTTTATTTTATGTGGCCATGTTCCTGAGTGCTTTTGGTTTGTATGCCGTAGCACTGCCTATGTATACAGTCTTTTATGGCACGAGTGATCCGAACCTTCAAGCAGGGGTCGGCCTCTTGCGAGTAAACGCGGTTGTCGCGATTTTTTATGGTTTTTTCACAGTACTGGCCTTTATTATCCAAGGACTGAATCATTCTAGAATAGCTGTGAAGTCACTGCTTTATGGTCTTATTTTGAAGATTGTCTTCCAATTGCCGATGATCTTTTTATTCCAGGCCACAGGTGCCATGCTTAGTACTTTAATTGGCTTTGTTTTCAGCTGCTGTTATTTGTCTTTAGCGATTAAGCGGTTTTATCAGGTTGATGTCGCAGACACACAAGATGATTTATTCAAAACAGTTCTTATTGCAATTTCGGTTTTAGTTACTGCTTGGCTGGTTGTTACAGGGCTAGAGAGTGTTCTGCCGCTTACCAGATTTGCTCAGATTATTGTCTTGATTCCGGCAGTTGGGGCAGGCGGGGCAGTCGGCATCTGGCTGCTGGTCAAATTAAAAGTTGCCGGCGACTTGCTGCAGCGTTTTATCCCGGCACGTTTTTTAAAAGAAAGGAATTAA
- a CDS encoding ABC transporter ATP-binding protein: MTDKKILEVKNLKLSFNPGKANEVKAIDNVSFDIYEGEVFGLVGESGSGKTTIGRTILKLYTPQSGEIKFEGHDVLKQSSAEAKTFRKDAQMIFQDPQASLNGRMKVKDIIAEGIDIHHLAKNKADRDAQVERLLKLVGLNEDHASRYPYEFSGGQRQRIGIARALAVRPKFIIADEPISALDVSIQAQVVNLMKKLQKEEKLTYLFIAHDLSMVKYISDRIAVMHWGKILEIGTSDEVYGHPIHPYTKSLLSAIPIPDPEVELAREPIDYDPAMETDGKARTMHEIHPGHFVLSTDEEAAEFSKN; this comes from the coding sequence ATGACGGACAAAAAAATTCTCGAAGTTAAGAATTTAAAATTATCCTTCAATCCTGGGAAGGCCAATGAAGTCAAAGCGATCGATAATGTCAGTTTTGACATTTATGAAGGCGAGGTTTTCGGATTAGTAGGCGAGTCTGGATCAGGGAAGACAACAATCGGACGTACTATCCTGAAATTGTATACACCACAAAGTGGCGAAATTAAGTTCGAGGGACATGATGTTTTGAAACAATCTTCTGCTGAAGCAAAAACGTTTCGCAAAGATGCACAAATGATCTTCCAAGATCCGCAAGCGAGTTTGAATGGCCGAATGAAAGTTAAGGATATCATTGCCGAAGGTATCGACATACATCATTTAGCTAAAAACAAAGCAGACCGAGATGCACAGGTAGAACGCTTGTTAAAGCTGGTCGGATTGAATGAAGACCATGCCAGCCGTTATCCTTATGAATTTTCCGGCGGGCAGCGTCAAAGAATCGGCATTGCGAGGGCTTTAGCTGTAAGGCCAAAGTTCATTATTGCTGATGAGCCTATTTCTGCTTTGGATGTTTCTATTCAAGCCCAAGTGGTGAATTTGATGAAGAAGCTTCAAAAAGAAGAAAAACTCACTTATTTGTTCATTGCGCATGATCTTTCGATGGTTAAGTATATTTCCGATAGAATTGCAGTCATGCACTGGGGCAAAATATTGGAAATTGGGACATCGGATGAAGTTTATGGGCATCCGATCCATCCTTATACAAAGAGCCTGCTAAGCGCAATTCCGATTCCAGATCCAGAGGTTGAGTTGGCTAGGGAGCCAATTGATTATGATCCAGCAATGGAGACTGATGGAAAAGCTCGTACCATGCATGAGATCCATCCGGGACATTTTGTTTTGTCAACAGATGAAGAAGCAGCTGAGTTTTCTAAAAACTAA
- a CDS encoding ABC transporter ATP-binding protein gives MPEKPILQVKNLSVEFHTYAGTVRAIRDVSFDLYQGQTLAIVGESGSGKSVTTHTLMGLNAGNATISSGNIFYKGKDLLKFDEDEFEELRGGEIAMIFQDPMTSLDPTMKIGKQIMEVILLHDENADDKLAADRALKLMEQVGIPNASEHFNDYPHQWSGGMRQRAVIAIALAGNPGILIADEPTTALDVTIQAQILHLMKGIQSEIDSSIIFITHDLGVVAGMADKVAVMYAGKIVEYGTTQEIFYNPQHPYTWGLLDSMPTTDIETDELSSIPGTPPDLLDPPKGDAFAARNKYALDIDYEEEPPFFQVSDTHYAATWLLDKRAPKVTPPAAILKRWAKWKKIAGKDNFPKISKSGVPGRKKTAKETASPKSGAELARKDQA, from the coding sequence ATGCCAGAAAAACCAATATTACAAGTTAAAAATTTGTCAGTAGAATTTCATACCTATGCTGGTACAGTTCGAGCAATTCGTGACGTTTCCTTTGACCTATATCAAGGGCAGACGCTGGCGATTGTTGGCGAATCCGGTTCCGGAAAATCTGTTACTACGCATACCTTAATGGGCTTGAATGCTGGTAATGCCACCATTTCATCCGGCAATATTTTCTATAAAGGAAAAGATTTGCTGAAGTTTGACGAAGACGAGTTCGAAGAACTGCGTGGCGGCGAAATTGCGATGATCTTTCAAGATCCTATGACCAGCTTGGATCCAACCATGAAGATCGGCAAACAGATTATGGAAGTGATTCTGCTCCATGATGAAAATGCCGATGATAAATTAGCTGCCGACCGTGCTTTGAAATTAATGGAGCAGGTTGGTATTCCCAATGCATCAGAACATTTTAATGATTATCCGCACCAGTGGTCTGGCGGTATGCGTCAACGTGCCGTGATTGCGATTGCCTTAGCTGGTAATCCTGGCATTTTAATTGCTGATGAACCAACTACTGCTCTTGATGTTACGATTCAGGCACAAATTCTGCATCTGATGAAGGGTATTCAATCTGAAATCGATTCTTCGATTATTTTTATTACGCATGATTTAGGTGTTGTTGCTGGTATGGCTGATAAGGTAGCTGTCATGTATGCAGGCAAAATCGTTGAATACGGCACTACACAGGAAATTTTCTATAATCCTCAGCATCCTTATACATGGGGACTTTTGGATTCAATGCCGACGACCGACATTGAAACAGATGAGCTTTCTTCAATTCCTGGTACGCCTCCGGATCTGCTTGATCCGCCTAAAGGTGATGCTTTTGCAGCACGTAATAAGTATGCTTTGGACATTGATTATGAGGAAGAACCACCGTTCTTCCAAGTTAGTGATACGCATTATGCCGCTACTTGGCTGCTTGATAAGCGTGCGCCCAAAGTGACACCGCCAGCGGCCATTTTAAAGCGTTGGGCCAAGTGGAAGAAAATTGCTGGGAAAGATAATTTTCCTAAAATTTCTAAATCAGGCGTTCCTGGTAGGAAAAAGACAGCTAAAGAAACGGCTAGCCCAAAGTCTGGTGCTGAATTAGCCAGAAAGGATCAAGCATGA